The following are encoded together in the Pseudoalteromonas piscicida genome:
- a CDS encoding nucleoside-binding protein — MKINTLIISSSLAFSTFGYAADWSTTQLHINHGDFKNPFSRSEATATIYSLQHASGYRYGDNFFFIDYSKDDLSDGYQDGDFYGEWYSSLSMSKIAGFKSSFDAIADVSLTMGFNAAGDAKVMKYLPGVKVNWNFEGFNFFSSTFTLYQDDSQGISHGGAPKESDSWMIDLAWGYPFTIGEQKFYLTGHVEYIGERENELGNDVKGWLLAQPILQWDLGNAVGMPDNQLMLGVEWQYWRNKLGTDTNESVPQLHLAWTF; from the coding sequence ATGAAAATCAACACACTCATCATTTCCTCCTCACTCGCTTTTAGCACATTTGGTTATGCTGCTGATTGGAGTACAACACAACTACATATAAACCACGGTGATTTCAAAAACCCGTTTAGCAGAAGCGAAGCAACGGCAACGATTTACTCATTACAACATGCGTCTGGATATCGCTACGGCGATAATTTCTTCTTTATCGATTACAGCAAAGATGACCTTAGTGATGGTTACCAAGACGGTGACTTTTATGGAGAGTGGTATTCGAGCTTGTCGATGTCAAAGATTGCAGGCTTTAAGTCTTCTTTCGACGCCATAGCTGACGTTAGCTTAACAATGGGTTTCAATGCAGCCGGAGACGCTAAGGTGATGAAATACTTGCCTGGTGTCAAAGTAAATTGGAATTTTGAAGGGTTCAATTTTTTCTCTTCTACCTTCACACTTTATCAAGACGATAGCCAAGGTATTAGTCATGGCGGTGCGCCTAAAGAAAGTGATAGCTGGATGATAGATCTCGCTTGGGGTTACCCCTTTACAATTGGCGAGCAAAAGTTCTACCTTACAGGTCACGTAGAATATATTGGCGAGCGAGAGAACGAGTTGGGTAATGACGTAAAAGGCTGGTTGCTCGCGCAGCCAATTCTACAATGGGATCTAGGCAACGCGGTAGGTATGCCTGACAATCAGTTAATGTTAGGTGTTGAATGGCAATATTGGCGTAACAAACTTGGCACAGATACCAATGAATCTGTTCCCCAGCTACATCTAGCGTGGACTTTCTAG
- a CDS encoding tetratricopeptide repeat protein — protein sequence MQVIQDLSISNPTQATRVYEASLPKLPAQPSKGIYELHRAGLEAAIKTNDTVIIREIVALFSENSEWLTYLQSEKGQIANYLAVYYRRIGKPELAQKNYECALTYSTHEQRSFIVNNLSVLYRTTGQLEEAISILAPTLSEVKDEQLEAALNNNLANVYFDMREYQHAARLYRQAFLYHQKAEQSYEASYTGLNLLNVYLLANQWKNYKRYMNTVKTQISAAKDKELSIVFTWQELIFQKSRNGIQPKAEQVEFLISTLPMLIQSDYGSNMEKYVYTLQIPELLASYNALVSEQQKARASVSMNASILGVALSWCK from the coding sequence TTGCAGGTTATTCAAGATTTAAGCATCTCCAACCCAACACAAGCAACTCGGGTATATGAAGCTTCATTACCAAAACTTCCAGCGCAGCCCTCTAAAGGGATCTATGAATTACATCGTGCCGGTTTAGAGGCGGCAATTAAAACAAACGATACTGTCATAATACGTGAAATAGTAGCGCTATTTTCCGAAAATTCTGAGTGGCTTACGTATTTGCAGTCTGAGAAAGGGCAAATTGCAAATTACCTCGCGGTTTATTATCGGCGTATCGGTAAGCCGGAACTTGCGCAAAAAAACTATGAATGTGCACTTACGTATTCAACTCACGAGCAAAGGTCGTTTATCGTTAATAACCTCTCTGTTTTATATCGAACAACAGGGCAGTTAGAAGAAGCAATCAGTATTTTAGCGCCGACATTGTCTGAGGTGAAAGACGAACAACTGGAAGCGGCACTTAACAATAATTTAGCTAATGTTTATTTTGATATGCGCGAATATCAGCATGCTGCAAGACTATATAGGCAAGCTTTCCTTTATCACCAAAAAGCTGAGCAATCATACGAGGCGAGTTATACGGGGCTAAATCTATTAAATGTCTATTTGCTTGCTAATCAGTGGAAAAACTATAAGCGCTATATGAATACGGTGAAAACTCAGATAAGTGCAGCAAAGGATAAAGAATTATCGATTGTGTTTACTTGGCAGGAATTAATTTTTCAAAAAAGTAGGAATGGTATACAGCCAAAAGCAGAGCAAGTTGAGTTTCTTATTTCGACTTTACCCATGTTGATCCAAAGTGATTACGGCAGCAATATGGAGAAATATGTTTATACCTTGCAGATCCCAGAGTTGTTAGCATCTTACAATGCTTTGGTGTCAGAACAGCAAAAAGCGCGAGCCAGTGTGTCGATGAATGCGTCAATATTGGGAGTTGCGCTATCGTGGTGTAAGTGA
- a CDS encoding adenylyltransferase/cytidyltransferase family protein, whose protein sequence is MTIKSKTALQGIYSMHKNKAITQSQRNKKIAQAIEYFTSGQDQAAEQAFQQLYQEQPTQQVILYLAQLAQRRQAGSEWIKQLEVLRNKHPDVPDCYYILARSYQQNRQLAIAAHTFYQALGWRLQNDSVTNIAEVQSSAVPVHDNPSSNKLTPENTLHLLLQTLSSLKEAGFYAFPTAGTLLGLEREGQLLANDKDIDIGIDWSHMESAIEHLQHLGWLEEAQSYGLINPRCFRHQSGLVLDLCGYATEQSTGDTISGLWMQDIPFTWNRVTRFSPIQVVSISSTAGEICYPQYPEQILQALYGLEWEIPDANFDTIVCAPNIIQDSYLYYCYAYSHLYTEWKKGNFKKMHAMLKVLIKFKPHDSLLKNLMQFVQQQMSSLQMRRVLALGYFDLLHPGHLTYLSLAKSHGDYLVVGVAPDAFALKSKGRAPVMEQDERLSIVKALACVDKAVLVGAPMADTERAANWIIQQRVNLVICGDEWQHTPRWQALETALAPHNIRVVYIPYTQGISSTKIKERIQNLNEN, encoded by the coding sequence ATGACTATAAAATCTAAAACAGCGCTACAAGGTATTTACTCAATGCATAAAAACAAAGCAATTACACAGTCACAACGTAATAAAAAGATAGCACAGGCCATTGAGTATTTCACTTCAGGCCAAGACCAAGCGGCAGAGCAAGCATTTCAGCAGCTTTATCAAGAGCAGCCCACTCAACAAGTCATATTATATCTCGCACAATTAGCGCAGCGAAGACAAGCAGGAAGTGAGTGGATAAAACAACTTGAAGTACTGCGAAATAAACACCCAGATGTACCTGATTGCTACTATATTCTCGCGCGGAGCTATCAACAAAACCGACAACTAGCTATAGCCGCCCATACTTTCTATCAAGCTTTAGGATGGCGCTTACAGAATGACTCAGTGACAAATATAGCTGAAGTTCAATCATCCGCAGTACCAGTGCACGATAACCCTAGTTCAAATAAACTAACACCTGAGAACACATTGCACTTATTACTACAAACTTTGTCATCTTTAAAAGAAGCAGGGTTTTACGCTTTCCCTACGGCTGGTACTTTACTTGGGTTAGAGCGTGAAGGTCAACTCTTAGCAAATGATAAAGATATTGATATTGGTATCGACTGGTCTCACATGGAAAGCGCAATCGAACATTTACAGCACCTTGGCTGGCTGGAAGAAGCGCAATCCTATGGACTTATAAACCCTCGATGTTTTCGCCACCAATCAGGCTTGGTGCTTGACCTTTGCGGTTATGCCACAGAGCAAAGCACTGGAGACACAATATCAGGTTTATGGATGCAAGACATACCTTTTACTTGGAATAGGGTAACGCGTTTCTCTCCCATCCAAGTTGTGAGCATCAGCTCAACCGCTGGAGAAATTTGTTATCCCCAGTATCCAGAACAAATTTTACAAGCATTATATGGGCTGGAATGGGAAATACCTGACGCAAATTTTGATACCATCGTCTGCGCCCCGAATATTATTCAAGATTCCTACTTATATTACTGTTATGCCTACTCTCACCTCTACACTGAGTGGAAAAAAGGCAACTTCAAAAAAATGCATGCCATGCTTAAGGTGCTAATAAAATTCAAGCCGCATGACAGTCTTTTAAAGAATCTTATGCAGTTCGTACAGCAACAAATGAGCTCACTGCAGATGCGCCGTGTTTTAGCGCTTGGTTATTTTGACCTGCTTCATCCTGGTCACTTAACGTATTTGTCGTTAGCGAAATCACACGGAGACTACTTAGTTGTTGGGGTCGCACCGGATGCTTTTGCGTTAAAAAGTAAGGGGCGAGCGCCAGTAATGGAGCAAGACGAGCGCTTAAGTATTGTTAAGGCATTAGCATGCGTAGATAAAGCGGTTTTAGTCGGTGCACCAATGGCTGATACTGAGCGAGCAGCCAATTGGATCATACAGCAAAGAGTAAACCTTGTGATATGTGGTGATGAATGGCAACACACACCCCGCTGGCAGGCATTGGAAACAGCTTTAGCACCACACAATATTCGGGTCGTTTATATCCCTTATACCCAAGGAATTTCTAGCACTAAAATTAAAGAAAGAATACAAAACTTAAATGAGAATTAA
- a CDS encoding IS630 family transposase, with protein MNTHTSVELFKLAKSEKDARKKIRYLAVAHYRDNHNKTQIAAMLHVSRRMVNEWVKRYLNEGLTGLDAKKPIGKRCYLNDAQQKQLCQYIEKYSQNDNGGRLTGYRIKQYIEDEFNVSYHPNAIYKLLEKLGFSWITSRSRHPKQSEQVQQDFKKTANGIDQNDPAIYQPE; from the coding sequence TTGAATACTCATACTTCTGTCGAACTTTTCAAGTTAGCTAAATCAGAAAAAGACGCGCGTAAAAAGATCCGTTATTTAGCGGTCGCGCACTACCGTGATAACCACAATAAAACACAAATTGCTGCCATGCTGCATGTCAGCAGAAGAATGGTAAATGAGTGGGTGAAGCGCTACCTTAACGAGGGGCTCACTGGCCTTGACGCTAAAAAACCTATCGGTAAACGTTGTTATTTAAACGATGCGCAACAGAAACAACTGTGCCAGTATATTGAAAAATACAGTCAAAATGACAACGGTGGTAGGCTGACAGGGTATCGTATAAAGCAATACATTGAAGATGAATTTAACGTCTCTTACCACCCTAATGCGATTTATAAATTATTGGAAAAATTAGGCTTTAGCTGGATAACTAGCCGCTCTCGCCACCCGAAACAGTCCGAACAAGTTCAGCAGGACTTTAAAAAAACTGCAAACGGAATTGATCAAAACGATCCCGCTATTTATCAACCTGAATGA
- a CDS encoding IS630 family transposase — protein MIKTIPLFINLNDVDIWFQDEARFGQQNTTTRLWAKKGTRPRAVKQQQFDYAYLFGAVCPSTGQTEALITPWVNMSVMKQHLQQISEKTAPGRHAVVLMDGAGWHQGSLVTDIDNVSIIKLPPYSPELNPIEQVWSWLRQHHLANRCFKGYEDIVER, from the coding sequence TTGATCAAAACGATCCCGCTATTTATCAACCTGAATGACGTGGATATCTGGTTTCAAGACGAGGCCAGATTTGGTCAGCAAAACACCACGACACGCCTTTGGGCAAAAAAGGGAACCCGGCCTAGAGCAGTCAAACAACAACAGTTTGATTATGCTTATCTATTTGGCGCTGTGTGCCCTTCAACAGGACAGACTGAAGCACTCATCACACCATGGGTGAATATGAGTGTCATGAAACAGCATTTGCAACAAATATCTGAGAAGACAGCACCTGGACGGCATGCTGTTGTGTTAATGGACGGTGCAGGATGGCATCAGGGATCACTGGTAACTGATATTGATAATGTCTCCATTATCAAACTCCCTCCTTATTCACCAGAGCTGAACCCAATAGAGCAAGTATGGAGTTGGCTGCGTCAGCATCATTTAGCGAATCGTTGTTTCAAAGGTTATGAAGATATTGTTGAGAGGTGA
- the tnpC gene encoding IS66 family transposase, with protein MQNELDVLRQQLAKQEEIIAQLQARNNYLEEQFILAQQKRFGASSESHPAQADLFNEAETLVEEVPEQDVETIEYQRKKPTRQPLPKDLPRERVVHDIDNKQCGCCGGELHKMGEDVSEKLEFIPAQVKVIEHVRPKYSCRQCEKTQTQIRIVQAPVPPSPIPKGIATASLLSQIITSKYQYGLPLYRQESLFKQYGIALCRRTMADWMIRCASLFKPLYDRLHDVLLQQPVIQADETTVKVVKEDKQTNYMWLYCSGTDSPAPEASIPNIALFDYQNSRAGRCPVAFLKGYNGYLQVDGYAGYEQTQATLVGCWAHARRKFKEAADAQAKGKTGKANWALNHIQKLYRVETAIKGMSLQEKQATREKQSTPLLAQFKTWLEKSAQTVVPKSKLGEAIHYTLRQWPKLIRYLDDGHLKIDNNRAERAIKPFVIGRKNWLFSFTTSGAESSAILYSVIETARANGLTPFDYVMHCLNELAQPDCDINSLLPWNVKL; from the coding sequence ATGCAAAACGAACTTGATGTATTACGCCAGCAGTTAGCGAAGCAAGAAGAGATCATTGCTCAGCTTCAGGCACGTAATAACTACCTCGAAGAACAATTCATACTGGCCCAGCAAAAACGCTTCGGGGCCAGCAGTGAGTCGCATCCGGCGCAAGCTGACTTGTTCAATGAAGCCGAAACGCTGGTTGAAGAGGTGCCAGAGCAAGACGTTGAAACCATCGAATATCAGCGTAAAAAGCCAACGCGCCAGCCTCTGCCAAAAGACCTCCCCCGCGAGCGTGTTGTCCATGACATCGACAACAAACAGTGTGGCTGTTGTGGCGGTGAGCTGCACAAAATGGGCGAGGATGTGAGCGAAAAACTGGAGTTTATCCCGGCCCAAGTCAAAGTCATTGAACATGTCAGGCCAAAATATAGTTGCCGACAGTGTGAAAAAACGCAAACCCAGATCAGGATAGTGCAAGCACCTGTACCACCTAGTCCAATCCCGAAAGGCATTGCCACGGCGAGTTTGCTCAGCCAGATCATCACCAGCAAATATCAGTACGGTTTACCGCTGTATCGGCAGGAAAGCCTGTTCAAACAATATGGTATCGCGCTTTGCAGACGCACCATGGCAGACTGGATGATCCGCTGTGCCAGTTTATTCAAACCACTCTACGACAGGCTGCACGACGTGTTGCTACAGCAACCGGTGATACAGGCCGATGAAACCACGGTTAAGGTGGTGAAAGAAGACAAACAAACTAATTACATGTGGCTGTATTGCAGCGGCACGGACTCGCCTGCGCCAGAGGCAAGCATCCCCAATATCGCCCTGTTCGACTATCAGAATAGTCGCGCGGGTCGCTGTCCTGTGGCATTTTTAAAGGGCTACAACGGCTATCTGCAAGTTGATGGTTATGCAGGTTACGAACAAACACAAGCGACACTGGTTGGTTGCTGGGCACACGCAAGACGCAAGTTCAAAGAAGCTGCGGATGCGCAGGCCAAAGGTAAAACCGGCAAGGCGAACTGGGCGCTCAACCATATTCAAAAACTATATCGGGTTGAAACAGCAATAAAGGGCATGAGTCTTCAAGAAAAACAAGCAACGAGAGAAAAACAAAGCACACCGCTGCTGGCACAGTTTAAAACCTGGTTAGAAAAATCAGCACAAACAGTGGTACCGAAATCGAAGCTAGGCGAGGCTATCCACTACACGCTAAGACAATGGCCGAAACTTATTCGCTACCTCGACGACGGACACCTAAAGATAGACAATAACCGGGCAGAACGCGCTATTAAACCGTTCGTCATAGGCCGAAAAAACTGGCTGTTTAGCTTCACCACAAGTGGCGCTGAGAGTAGCGCAATCCTTTACAGCGTGATCGAGACAGCCAGAGCAAATGGCCTCACGCCATTCGACTATGTGATGCATTGTTTAAACGAACTTGCTCAACCAGACTGTGATATCAACAGTTTACTGCCTTGGAATGTTAAGCTCTAG
- the tnpB gene encoding IS66 family insertion sequence element accessory protein TnpB (TnpB, as the term is used for proteins encoded by IS66 family insertion elements, is considered an accessory protein, since TnpC, encoded by a neighboring gene, is a DDE family transposase.), with protein sequence MICWQNKVVYLHRQPVDFRKSINGLAAIVEQAMATSAMTGNVFAFCNKSKDKLKVLYWDKTGFALWYKRLEKDKFKWPDKEDDDVITLTAEQWQWLLSGLSVIAHKPLSYGYNV encoded by the coding sequence ATGATCTGCTGGCAAAATAAAGTGGTTTACTTACATCGCCAGCCGGTCGACTTTCGTAAATCCATCAATGGACTTGCGGCGATTGTTGAGCAAGCAATGGCAACGTCCGCAATGACGGGTAACGTCTTTGCCTTTTGCAATAAAAGTAAGGACAAGCTGAAGGTGCTTTATTGGGATAAAACCGGTTTTGCACTGTGGTACAAACGCCTCGAAAAAGACAAGTTTAAATGGCCAGACAAAGAAGACGATGACGTCATTACGCTGACTGCCGAGCAGTGGCAATGGCTACTGTCAGGCTTGTCCGTCATTGCTCATAAGCCACTCAGTTATGGTTATAACGTATGA
- the tnpA gene encoding IS66 family insertion sequence element accessory protein TnpA: MPKHKTAQQWLQLFEQQELSGLSVSDFCTQHNLSIKSFYNRRSKIRKQTPPQSSFVAAKPAAPESVSPPELLQLKHGQSTVLLPSTTDTLWLAALLKALS; encoded by the coding sequence ATGCCTAAACACAAGACCGCGCAGCAATGGCTGCAACTTTTCGAACAGCAGGAGCTTAGTGGGTTGTCTGTTAGTGACTTCTGCACGCAACACAACCTCAGTATCAAGTCTTTTTATAATCGCCGAAGCAAAATTCGTAAGCAAACACCTCCTCAGTCATCTTTTGTTGCCGCTAAGCCTGCAGCACCTGAGTCAGTTTCCCCACCTGAGTTGTTGCAACTCAAACATGGCCAGAGCACGGTATTGCTGCCATCAACAACAGATACCCTTTGGCTCGCAGCACTGCTGAAGGCATTGTCATGA
- the pgsA gene encoding CDP-diacylglycerol--glycerol-3-phosphate 3-phosphatidyltransferase codes for MWNIPNTLTTFRLLLIPVFAVVFYLPYSWAFFAAAFIFWLASVTDILDGYLARKLEQSTPFGAFLDPVADKVMVSVALVILATHYDNYFITISAVVIISREIVISALREWMAEQGKRGSVAVSWLGKFKTAAQMLAIIGLIWQLSDWMTMLSYALLAIATLLTLVSMIQYLYAAKGELTNS; via the coding sequence ATGTGGAATATTCCAAATACGCTCACAACATTTAGATTGCTACTCATTCCCGTGTTTGCAGTCGTTTTTTATCTTCCTTATTCATGGGCGTTTTTTGCCGCCGCTTTTATTTTCTGGTTAGCTTCCGTTACTGATATCCTCGATGGCTATCTTGCACGTAAGTTGGAACAGTCAACGCCATTTGGTGCTTTTCTAGATCCCGTCGCCGACAAAGTGATGGTCAGTGTTGCATTAGTGATACTCGCTACACATTATGATAATTATTTCATTACTATTTCTGCTGTTGTCATTATTAGTAGAGAAATAGTTATTTCTGCGCTGCGTGAATGGATGGCTGAACAAGGTAAAAGAGGAAGTGTTGCAGTATCTTGGCTGGGTAAATTCAAAACAGCTGCGCAGATGTTAGCTATTATCGGTTTGATTTGGCAATTATCAGATTGGATGACGATGCTAAGTTATGCACTTTTAGCTATTGCGACATTGCTAACATTAGTTTCTATGATCCAGTATCTCTATGCTGCAAAAGGAGAATTGACTAATTCTTGA